One Huiozyma naganishii CBS 8797 chromosome 4, complete genome genomic region harbors:
- the JAC1 gene encoding J-type chaperone JAC1 (similar to Saccharomyces cerevisiae JAC1 (YGL018C); ancestral locus Anc_4.103), whose protein sequence is MLLRRTPHSLRSGSVIIRGCTFSRRGLHTLFKLFPQTFPQGTPTWDVDQSLLRREYRNLQAKVHPDANSNAATDESSTLNKNYHTLKDPLRRAQYLILLHEGVDLTSDEQSKAQSFVPPTLLMEVLEVHEELQYAEDAAVVSKIAAENKARIDAVQESLGRAFRTGDYAAAISLTVELKYWTNLAKAIKEWSPGARIDLSH, encoded by the coding sequence ATGTTACTGAGGAGGACTCCACACTCGTTGCGTAGCGGGAGCGTAATAATCCGTGGGTGCACGTTTTCAAGGAGAGGACTGCACACACTCTTCAAATTATTCCCGCAGACCTTCCCTCAAGGTACGCCTACATGGGACGTGGACCAGTCCCTGCTTCGGAGAGAGTACCGTAATTTGCAGGCGAAGGTACACCCTGATGCCAATTCCAATGCGGCAACTGACGAATCCTCGACGCTGAACAAGAACTACCACACGTTGAAGGACCCACTTCGGCGGGCGCAGTATTTGATCCTGCTGCACGAGGGTGTGGATTTAACGAGCGATGAGCAGAGCAAAGCACAGTCATTCGTACCCCCCACGCTGCTGATGGAGGTGCTGGAAGTACACGAGGAGCTCCAGTACGCTGAGGATGCTGCTGTAGTCAGCAAGATCGCTGCGGAAAACAAGGCTCGCATCGACGCTGTGCAGGAGTCCCTGGGGAGGGCATTCCGCACTGGAGACTACGCTGCTGCGATTTCGTTGACCGTGGAACTCAAATACTGGACCAACCTAGCCAAGGCCATCAAAGAATGGTCCCCCGGTGCGAGAATAGACCTCTCGCATTGA